A single genomic interval of Zunongwangia sp. HGR-M22 harbors:
- a CDS encoding inorganic diphosphatase has protein sequence MKHLKILILPILIVCFSCKNKDYYNLSARNEDGNYQTVVEIPAGTNLKIEYNHEQQKFLPDQREGIDRLIEFLPYPGNYGFIPSTFSDPEKGGDGDALDVLILGESLQSGTIVPIKPIAILKLLDENEEDDKIIAVPALKKDQIFKAETYKDFLENYPEAKDIIELWFLSYDKDNSIQLKGWGSEKEAEQRIEKWRE, from the coding sequence ATGAAGCATTTAAAAATTCTAATATTACCCATTTTAATTGTTTGTTTTAGCTGCAAAAACAAAGATTATTATAATCTTTCAGCAAGAAATGAAGATGGCAATTATCAAACTGTAGTTGAAATTCCGGCAGGTACAAATTTAAAAATAGAGTACAATCACGAACAGCAAAAATTTTTACCCGATCAGCGGGAAGGAATAGACAGGCTTATAGAATTTCTACCTTACCCCGGAAATTATGGTTTTATTCCTTCTACTTTTTCTGATCCAGAAAAAGGAGGTGATGGTGATGCCCTGGATGTTTTAATTTTAGGTGAATCTTTACAATCTGGTACTATAGTTCCCATTAAACCGATAGCGATTCTTAAATTGCTCGATGAAAATGAAGAAGATGATAAAATTATAGCTGTGCCAGCACTTAAAAAAGATCAAATATTTAAAGCAGAAACCTATAAAGATTTTCTAGAAAATTATCCTGAAGCTAAAGATATTATAGAACTTTGGTTTCTAAGCTACGATAAGGATAATAGCATCCAACTAAAAGGCTGGGGTAGTGAAAAAGAAGCTGAACAGAGAATTGAAAAATGGCGTGAATAA
- the ftsZ gene encoding cell division protein FtsZ, translating into MSNTEFGDISFDLPKNQSNVIKVIGVGGGGSNAINHMYQLGIKGVDFVICNTDSQALENSTVPNKIQLGVSLTEGLGAGANPQIGEQAAVESFDEIKNMLDVNTKMVFITAGMGGGTGTGAAPVIAKQAKEMDILTVGIVTIPFQFEGRMRNEQAQRGVEKLRSHVDSLIVINNNKLREVYGNLGFKAGFSKADEVLATASRGIAEVITHHYTQNIDLRDAKTVLSNSGTAIMGSANASGASRAQDAIAKALDSPLLNDNKITGAQNVLLLIVSGSEEITIDEIGEINDHIQAEAGHSANIIMGVGEDESLEGAISVTIIATGFNVEQQDEITNTETKKIIHTLEDEQKAEHEFPSNKKNAGSFTELPLAEEKREAEAPKKIVHTLDENLEEVENARPQPKNENPQPEPQPQPQTRPQQKEVVRSESSSAPAKDPDLYTPPSAYNMDVFYDDVNPDDFVINDTNAESENLGNQEDENDDQFMFTFDFPINKEQSKESTSREEVEAPKQQPQQEVKPQSVIRHTLNSDEPTNEVKNIEVNEPVEVVSAAENSIDGTVKRYSLDDYMEFEQQLENSKPASKPKKEEPKEESIAFEKRTVQPAPQKEDSQDANPFNNPIPEHVVERAAERRAKMKEFNYKFRSNASQIEEIEKQPAYKRAGINLDSSNPGENKMSRTTLGQDENNDLQFRRNNSFLHDNVD; encoded by the coding sequence ACCACATGTACCAATTAGGGATTAAAGGAGTAGATTTTGTAATCTGTAATACAGATTCGCAAGCTCTGGAAAATAGTACCGTCCCAAATAAAATCCAACTAGGGGTAAGCCTTACAGAGGGATTAGGAGCTGGTGCTAATCCACAAATCGGGGAGCAAGCAGCAGTAGAAAGTTTTGACGAGATAAAAAACATGCTTGATGTAAATACCAAAATGGTATTTATTACTGCAGGTATGGGAGGAGGTACCGGTACAGGTGCTGCTCCTGTAATCGCAAAACAGGCAAAAGAAATGGATATTCTTACTGTTGGGATTGTAACTATTCCCTTTCAGTTTGAAGGTAGAATGAGAAACGAACAGGCACAGCGAGGTGTAGAAAAACTGCGCAGCCACGTAGATTCTCTTATTGTTATAAATAACAATAAACTGCGTGAAGTTTACGGTAACCTTGGTTTTAAAGCTGGTTTCTCTAAAGCCGATGAAGTGTTAGCTACAGCTTCCAGGGGTATTGCAGAAGTTATAACCCATCACTATACACAGAATATTGACCTTAGAGATGCTAAGACAGTATTAAGTAATAGTGGTACCGCAATAATGGGATCTGCAAATGCTTCAGGTGCAAGTCGTGCCCAGGATGCTATTGCTAAAGCTCTGGATTCTCCATTATTAAATGATAATAAAATTACCGGTGCTCAAAATGTATTGCTATTAATTGTTTCCGGTTCCGAAGAAATTACTATTGATGAAATTGGTGAAATAAACGATCATATTCAGGCAGAAGCCGGCCACAGTGCTAACATAATTATGGGTGTTGGTGAAGATGAATCGCTTGAAGGTGCTATATCTGTTACTATTATTGCTACTGGTTTCAATGTAGAACAGCAAGACGAAATCACTAATACTGAAACTAAAAAGATCATCCACACTTTAGAGGATGAACAAAAGGCTGAACATGAATTTCCTTCAAATAAAAAAAATGCCGGTTCTTTTACAGAATTGCCATTAGCTGAAGAAAAAAGAGAAGCCGAAGCTCCAAAAAAGATCGTTCATACGTTAGATGAAAATTTAGAGGAAGTGGAAAATGCTCGACCACAACCAAAAAATGAAAATCCACAGCCAGAACCGCAGCCGCAGCCGCAAACAAGGCCACAGCAAAAGGAGGTAGTGCGCAGTGAATCTTCTTCTGCACCTGCTAAAGATCCAGATCTTTATACTCCACCTTCAGCATACAATATGGATGTGTTTTACGATGATGTAAATCCTGATGATTTTGTAATTAACGATACTAATGCTGAATCAGAAAATTTGGGAAATCAGGAAGATGAGAATGATGATCAATTTATGTTTACATTCGATTTTCCAATAAATAAAGAGCAATCAAAGGAATCAACTTCAAGAGAAGAAGTTGAGGCCCCAAAGCAACAACCGCAACAAGAAGTAAAGCCGCAGTCGGTAATTAGACACACGCTAAATTCAGATGAGCCTACCAATGAGGTGAAGAATATTGAGGTAAATGAGCCTGTTGAAGTTGTTTCAGCTGCAGAAAACTCAATTGACGGTACTGTTAAGAGGTATAGTTTAGATGATTATATGGAATTTGAGCAGCAATTAGAGAACTCAAAACCAGCAAGCAAACCTAAAAAAGAAGAGCCAAAAGAAGAAAGTATCGCTTTTGAAAAACGTACGGTACAGCCAGCTCCTCAAAAGGAAGATTCTCAGGATGCAAATCCTTTCAATAATCCAATTCCCGAGCATGTTGTAGAACGTGCAGCTGAGCGTAGAGCAAAAATGAAAGAATTCAATTACAAGTTTAGAAGCAATGCTTCACAAATTGAAGAAATTGAAAAGCAACCTGCCTATAAAAGAGCTGGTATAAATTTGGATAGTTCTAATCCAGGAGAGAATAAAATGTCGCGTACCACATTGGGACAAGATGAAAATAATGATCTTCAGTTTAGAAGAAATAATTCGTTTTTACACGATAATGTAGACTAG